One Thermodesulfobacteriota bacterium genomic region harbors:
- a CDS encoding histidine phosphatase family protein: MAKSRRLFLVRHAKSSWDDISLDDRERPLNERGKEEAPRMGKHLAGYDIKPDMITSSPAVRALKTAEKIAKELGFKKSDVVADEGIYTFGGGSLMDVVRGFDDKYRSVMMVGHNPAITSFANELSNAGIDNIPTCGVVLLEFDAAKWKDVGKGGGRLLEFDYPKKLWGKA, encoded by the coding sequence ATGGCGAAATCAAGAAGACTCTTCCTGGTCCGCCACGCGAAATCGAGCTGGGACGACATATCGCTCGACGACAGGGAGAGGCCGCTTAACGAGAGGGGCAAGGAAGAAGCTCCCAGGATGGGGAAGCACCTGGCGGGCTACGACATCAAGCCCGACATGATAACGTCGAGCCCGGCCGTGCGCGCCCTCAAGACAGCGGAGAAGATAGCGAAGGAGCTCGGCTTCAAGAAATCGGACGTGGTCGCGGACGAGGGCATCTATACCTTCGGCGGCGGCAGTCTCATGGACGTCGTGAGGGGGTTCGACGACAAGTACAGGTCCGTGATGATGGTCGGCCACAACCCCGCTATCACCTCCTTCGCGAACGAGCTGTCTAACGCCGGCATAGACAACATCCCCACCTGCGGCGTGGTGCTGCTCGAGTTCGACGCAGCTAAATGGAAAGACGTAGGGAAAGGCGGCGGCAGGCTCCTCGAATTCGACTACCCGAAAAAGCTCTGGGGCAAGGCTTGA
- a CDS encoding IPTL-CTERM sorting domain-containing protein, whose protein sequence is MNSYLRKAIPFYVLILSVAVLLLIPSFSDTAHAQCAVSICKSAPQLPVPQSPEDFVIFPFTVSQGGDSDSGGIVANFECEGLAFSGDDLEIVEDSFPGWELESVECSDSALIDVTFIENGVSLDCLGGTEITCTFTNVRGASPIPTLSEWGMIAAAAGLILIGVFFAVRRKKALSI, encoded by the coding sequence ATGAATTCTTATTTACGTAAGGCCATACCGTTTTATGTTCTTATCTTGTCTGTCGCGGTTCTGCTGCTGATACCGTCGTTCAGCGACACCGCCCACGCGCAGTGCGCCGTGAGCATCTGCAAGAGCGCTCCCCAGCTTCCGGTTCCTCAATCGCCGGAAGATTTTGTTATCTTTCCCTTCACTGTTTCTCAAGGAGGTGATAGTGATTCAGGTGGAATAGTTGCAAACTTCGAATGTGAAGGGCTTGCTTTCAGCGGAGACGATCTTGAAATCGTCGAGGACTCATTTCCGGGATGGGAGCTCGAGAGCGTAGAGTGCAGCGATTCGGCGCTTATCGACGTAACATTTATCGAGAACGGTGTAAGCCTCGATTGTCTCGGCGGAACCGAGATAACGTGCACGTTCACGAACGTGAGAGGTGCGAGCCCAATACCCACGCTTTCCGAGTGGGGGATGATAGCGGCGGCGGCGGGGTTGATTTTGATAGGCGTGTTCTTCGCGGTGAGGCGTAAGAAAGCGCTAAGCATTTGA
- a CDS encoding IPTL-CTERM sorting domain-containing protein has product MNYISRIMMPVFIFTLFVAGLLLAPALNDSAHAQCALTLCKESPDLPIPESEEDAFFFFYSIEQGGQGTVLSLPANGPCFGDAFGGNDLEIVESVPEGWTLENVECSDSALIDVTFIENGVSLDCLGGTEITCTFTNVRGARPIPTLSEWGMIAAAGGLALIGVFFAMRRRKAQAA; this is encoded by the coding sequence ATGAATTATATTTCGCGAATTATGATGCCGGTTTTCATATTTACGCTTTTCGTAGCTGGTTTGCTGTTGGCACCTGCTCTTAACGACAGCGCGCACGCGCAGTGCGCGTTGACCCTATGTAAAGAATCACCGGACCTTCCGATTCCGGAGTCTGAAGAAGATGCGTTCTTCTTTTTCTACAGTATCGAGCAAGGCGGTCAGGGCACTGTATTAAGCCTGCCCGCCAACGGCCCCTGCTTCGGCGACGCATTCGGCGGGAATGATCTCGAGATAGTTGAAAGTGTTCCAGAAGGATGGACACTCGAAAATGTCGAGTGCAGCGATTCGGCGCTTATCGACGTAACATTTATCGAGAACGGTGTAAGCCTCGATTGTCTCGGCGGAACCGAGATAACGTGCACGTTCACGAACGTGAGAGGTGCGAGACCGATACCCACTCTCTCCGAATGGGGCATGATCGCCGCGGCTGGGGGGCTTGCGCTGATAGGGGTGTTCTTCGCAATGAGACGGAGGAAGGCTCAAGCTGCGTGA
- a CDS encoding IPTL-CTERM sorting domain-containing protein, translated as MNRYQNKTLPVYMFFLFALGLLVILSFSDTATAQPACGVTICKSAPQLPPAESEVDAVFFPFTDISGQTVTEFTLAANGRCTGRGLEPGQSAEIIEDPFEGWQLVDIECDTAPGVSTTFSENGVSVECLSEGFITCTFINLRVPAIPTLSEWGMLAAAAGLALIAVFFAIKRRKAQAV; from the coding sequence ATGAATAGGTATCAGAATAAAACACTGCCTGTTTACATGTTTTTTTTGTTTGCATTAGGACTGTTAGTGATCCTTTCGTTCTCCGATACCGCTACCGCGCAGCCGGCCTGCGGTGTGACGATCTGTAAAAGCGCACCCCAGCTGCCGCCCGCTGAATCCGAGGTCGACGCGGTCTTCTTTCCGTTCACCGATATAAGCGGACAAACGGTGACCGAATTTACACTGGCCGCCAACGGACGTTGTACGGGGCGCGGCCTCGAACCCGGTCAGAGCGCTGAGATTATTGAGGATCCCTTCGAAGGATGGCAGCTCGTGGATATCGAATGTGACACTGCTCCAGGCGTAAGTACTACGTTCAGTGAGAACGGCGTGAGCGTAGAGTGTTTGTCCGAGGGTTTCATAACGTGCACGTTCATTAATCTGAGGGTACCGGCTATCCCTACCCTCTCCGAGTGGGGTATGCTCGCGGCTGCGGCTGGGTTGGCTTTGATTGCTGTGTTCTTCGCTATTAAGCGCAGAAAGGCGCAGGCTGTGTAA
- a CDS encoding GNAT family N-acetyltransferase, with product MPEINIREAKTGDAVRMAEILREIGWSERRNALPLKEVAEPIEKLIAHCRRDRGGHTIIVAVDKDDTVTGFLNVHWVPFIMLGSLEGYVSDVFVSPSAGGMGVGKALVERVIEEGKQRGCMRLMLTNGKEKLSYKTGFYKKLGWTERPSVANFVYYYREPWS from the coding sequence ATGCCCGAGATAAATATCCGTGAAGCGAAGACCGGTGACGCGGTCCGTATGGCCGAGATACTGAGGGAGATCGGCTGGTCCGAGAGGAGGAACGCGCTCCCGCTCAAAGAAGTGGCAGAGCCCATCGAAAAGCTGATAGCGCACTGCCGCCGCGACAGGGGAGGACACACTATTATCGTCGCCGTCGACAAAGACGACACCGTGACCGGGTTCCTCAACGTCCACTGGGTCCCGTTCATCATGCTCGGCAGCCTGGAGGGATACGTATCCGACGTATTCGTGAGCCCTTCAGCGGGCGGCATGGGAGTGGGAAAGGCGCTCGTCGAGCGCGTCATCGAGGAGGGTAAGCAAAGGGGCTGCATGAGGCTTATGCTGACTAACGGCAAGGAGAAGCTCTCATACAAGACCGGATTCTACAAGAAGCTCGGGTGGACCGAGAGGCCGTCCGTCGCCAACTTCGTTTACTACTACAGGGAGCCGTGGTCGTAA
- a CDS encoding YceI family protein: MKFAKGIVAVLVAVVSLVLADMSESRAEAEAYAIDPDHSQVIFKVKHMGISTVTGRFDLVEGSYTFDDKDISNSSVETTITTASINTNKQKRDDHLKSPDFLNVEKYPTITFKSKEVKKGDGEDFTIVGDLTINGVTKHVELDAEYGGKATDPMGNERTAFTAETEIDRKDYGITWNKTLDSGGLVVGDEVKIELEVEGIKKKG; the protein is encoded by the coding sequence ATGAAATTCGCAAAAGGTATTGTGGCTGTGCTTGTAGCTGTAGTCTCCCTTGTTCTCGCTGACATGAGCGAATCGCGGGCCGAGGCCGAGGCATACGCGATCGACCCCGACCACTCCCAGGTCATTTTCAAGGTTAAGCACATGGGAATAAGCACCGTCACGGGCAGGTTCGACCTGGTCGAAGGGTCGTACACGTTCGACGACAAGGACATAAGCAACTCGAGCGTGGAGACGACCATCACCACCGCAAGCATTAATACGAACAAGCAGAAGAGGGACGACCATCTGAAATCCCCCGATTTCCTGAACGTTGAGAAATACCCGACTATAACCTTCAAGAGCAAGGAAGTAAAGAAAGGGGACGGTGAGGATTTCACCATCGTCGGCGACCTCACTATAAACGGCGTTACGAAGCATGTCGAGCTCGACGCCGAGTACGGCGGCAAGGCTACCGACCCGATGGGGAACGAGCGCACCGCGTTCACGGCCGAGACCGAGATCGACAGGAAGGACTACGGGATCACCTGGAACAAGACGCTCGACTCGGGCGGTCTCGTCGTAGGGGACGAAGTGAAGATAGAGCTCGAGGTGGAAGGGATAAAGAAGAAGGGGTAG
- a CDS encoding metallophosphoesterase family protein: MKIINIADIHGNIKPVDAIGGALSSADLVIISGDLTQFGGEKDARDVLEAVGKYNGKILAVTGNCDTKAVDIYLSSLKINLHGKTVSVDGVSFTGAGGSLPCPSPTPNVYTEEEYEELFEGTEADEDAGPEILVSHQPPYGTLNDRLTNGTHVGSRAVRKYIERRKPLVCFTGHIHEAPGIDVIGVTKIVNPGPLGTRSYAFLDVTDGINELEIRKF, translated from the coding sequence ATGAAAATAATCAACATCGCTGACATACACGGGAACATCAAACCTGTAGACGCGATCGGAGGCGCGCTTTCCTCGGCGGACCTCGTCATAATCTCGGGCGACCTGACGCAATTCGGCGGCGAGAAAGACGCGCGGGACGTGCTGGAAGCGGTCGGGAAATATAACGGGAAAATACTCGCCGTAACCGGGAATTGCGACACGAAGGCGGTCGACATATACCTCTCCTCGTTGAAAATAAACCTCCACGGGAAAACCGTCAGCGTCGACGGGGTCTCTTTCACCGGGGCGGGAGGTTCTCTCCCATGTCCGAGCCCGACGCCAAACGTCTATACGGAGGAGGAGTACGAAGAGTTATTCGAAGGGACTGAAGCTGACGAGGATGCAGGGCCGGAGATACTGGTCTCCCACCAGCCCCCGTACGGCACGCTGAATGACAGGCTTACGAACGGGACACACGTGGGAAGCAGGGCCGTGAGGAAATACATAGAGCGCCGTAAACCGCTCGTCTGCTTCACAGGGCACATCCACGAGGCGCCCGGGATAGATGTAATAGGCGTGACGAAGATAGTCAACCCGGGCCCCCTCGGCACGCGCTCCTACGCCTTTCTCGACGTTACCGACGGAATAAACGAGCTCGAGATAAGGAAGTTTTGA
- a CDS encoding diadenylate cyclase, with protein sequence MDIAKKIEAHRRLVSGICCPERKVDPENLKSVLNLAMEIAREGREGRKIGTMFVISDTDSTLLRSRPMILDPLYGHPESLRHIGDPGMRNTVKELAQLDGAFIVSDEGIVLSACRYIDATSEGLDLPLGLGSRHMAAASITRTTNAVAIVVSESSMVRVFDNGAIVGEIIPELWMLRQYGAQFNDELVTDTVTEEGVITRN encoded by the coding sequence ATGGATATAGCGAAGAAGATAGAGGCTCACAGAAGGCTCGTTTCGGGCATATGCTGCCCCGAGCGCAAGGTAGATCCCGAAAACCTGAAAAGCGTGCTCAACCTCGCCATGGAGATTGCCAGGGAAGGGAGGGAAGGGAGAAAGATAGGGACCATGTTCGTGATATCGGACACCGATTCAACGCTCCTCCGCTCCCGCCCCATGATACTCGACCCTCTTTACGGCCATCCCGAATCTCTGAGACACATCGGAGATCCCGGCATGCGCAATACAGTAAAGGAGCTCGCCCAGCTCGACGGGGCGTTCATAGTATCGGATGAAGGTATCGTGCTCTCGGCGTGCCGCTACATTGACGCCACTTCGGAAGGGCTCGACCTGCCGCTCGGGCTCGGGAGCAGGCACATGGCTGCCGCCTCGATAACCAGGACGACCAACGCCGTGGCGATCGTCGTCTCGGAGAGCTCTATGGTGCGCGTATTCGACAACGGTGCCATCGTCGGGGAGATCATCCCCGAGCTCTGGATGCTGAGGCAGTACGGCGCCCAGTTCAACGACGAGCTCGTAACCGATACCGTCACGGAAGAAGGGGTCATCACAAGGAACTGA
- a CDS encoding thiamine pyrophosphate-binding protein, producing MSADTQVTVGSYIASRLAEAGVRHYFAVPGDYNLILLDEFLKNGDLKMISCCNELNAGYAADGYARANGVAAQVVTFSVGGLSALNAIAGAYAEDLSVLIISGGPNTNSEMENQVLHHTCGEVRYSYQRDIFSHATAMSVIVRHLEDAPYLIDKAIEKCVFRKKPVYLEIPCNLAGLKVPPPKRKYFRKEPVSHPDALEEAVEKASAFLSSAAKAVLVAGAKLRPFGAAEAFRKLVDASQYAVASMPEAKGIIPENHPGYIGTYWGPVSSPGTAEIVESANAYLFAGPVFTDYTTCGFSALIKPEKLIHAGPDFVKLPGVTYSDIALSDFLEALAGKVKPNGASLSAYNRIRVELAPEPPVKKDAPITTRRLFARVGEMLTSGNTVIAETGDSWFNAIKLRLPEGCGFEIQMQYGSIGWSVGATLGYTLGSAEGKRVVTFVGDGSFQLTAQELSTMIRYGLNPIIFLINNGGYTIEVEIHDGPYNNIKNWDYAGLVDVFNAGEGNGFGVRVRTEGELDEAVKKALSNDGLSLIEVMIDRDDCSKELLEWGSRVSANNGRPPMCG from the coding sequence ATGAGCGCGGACACTCAGGTTACAGTAGGGTCGTACATCGCATCGAGGCTCGCGGAAGCGGGCGTAAGGCATTACTTCGCAGTGCCGGGCGACTATAACCTGATACTTCTTGACGAGTTTTTGAAGAACGGGGACCTCAAAATGATAAGCTGCTGCAACGAGCTCAACGCCGGATACGCAGCCGACGGGTACGCGAGAGCGAACGGCGTCGCGGCACAGGTCGTCACTTTCTCGGTCGGAGGTTTGAGCGCGCTTAACGCTATAGCCGGGGCATATGCCGAGGACCTGTCCGTGCTGATAATATCCGGCGGACCGAACACGAATTCAGAGATGGAAAACCAGGTGCTCCATCACACCTGCGGTGAGGTGCGCTACAGTTATCAGAGGGACATATTCTCCCATGCGACGGCCATGTCGGTGATCGTGAGACACCTGGAGGACGCTCCCTATCTCATAGACAAGGCGATAGAAAAGTGTGTCTTCAGGAAGAAGCCCGTGTACCTCGAGATTCCGTGCAACCTGGCGGGGCTCAAGGTGCCACCTCCGAAGAGGAAATATTTCCGCAAGGAACCCGTGAGCCACCCCGATGCGCTCGAAGAGGCCGTCGAGAAGGCGTCAGCGTTCCTTTCCTCGGCGGCGAAAGCCGTGCTCGTGGCGGGCGCGAAGCTCCGTCCGTTCGGCGCGGCGGAGGCTTTCAGAAAACTGGTGGACGCATCGCAATACGCCGTCGCGTCCATGCCTGAGGCTAAGGGAATCATCCCTGAAAACCATCCGGGTTATATCGGCACCTACTGGGGGCCGGTGAGCAGCCCCGGTACGGCTGAGATAGTTGAATCGGCGAACGCGTACCTCTTTGCGGGGCCCGTGTTCACGGACTACACGACGTGCGGCTTCTCGGCACTGATAAAGCCGGAAAAGCTCATCCACGCGGGGCCCGATTTCGTGAAGCTCCCCGGCGTGACGTACAGCGACATAGCGCTCTCGGACTTCCTCGAAGCGCTCGCCGGGAAGGTAAAGCCCAACGGGGCTTCCCTCTCCGCATACAACAGGATTCGAGTCGAGCTCGCGCCCGAGCCTCCGGTGAAGAAGGACGCGCCTATAACGACGAGGAGGCTCTTTGCGCGCGTCGGGGAAATGCTCACGTCGGGAAACACGGTTATCGCGGAAACAGGCGACTCGTGGTTCAACGCGATAAAGCTGAGGCTCCCCGAAGGGTGCGGGTTCGAGATACAGATGCAGTACGGCTCGATCGGATGGTCGGTCGGAGCGACGCTCGGCTATACGCTCGGGAGCGCGGAAGGAAAGCGCGTCGTCACGTTCGTCGGCGACGGCTCGTTCCAGTTGACGGCGCAGGAGCTCTCTACGATGATACGCTACGGGCTCAATCCGATAATATTCCTCATCAACAACGGCGGCTATACGATTGAGGTCGAGATACACGACGGCCCCTACAACAACATCAAGAACTGGGACTACGCGGGGCTCGTCGACGTTTTCAACGCCGGCGAGGGGAACGGGTTCGGCGTGAGGGTAAGGACGGAAGGTGAGCTCGACGAGGCTGTAAAGAAGGCCCTCTCCAATGATGGTTTGAGTTTGATCGAGGTGATGATAGACAGGGACGACTGCAGCAAGGAGCTCCTCGAATGGGGTAGCCGCGTGTCCGCCAACAACGGCCGTCCTCCCATGTGCGGGTGA
- a CDS encoding SDR family oxidoreductase, with amino-acid sequence MPERVALVTGGARGIGREIALALAERGWSVAICYRKSKKEAAETVKDIESSGARGVHYKSDVSNPTSAVDLVRKVEGEWGRIDALINCAGPYHRVNLLKESVEGWHEMFDNNLHPVFYLSRTVAEGMKSRGWGRIINFGMANADKLSAQTEITAHYIAKAGVLILTRSLARLLAPHGITVNAISPGFIYSGSAPMEELESMVKTIPAGYIGSTKDAVDTALFLLSDEARYVNGTNIHLSGGWGL; translated from the coding sequence ATGCCTGAGAGAGTAGCTCTTGTAACAGGCGGGGCCAGGGGGATCGGCAGGGAGATAGCGCTTGCGCTCGCGGAGAGGGGGTGGTCAGTCGCAATATGCTACAGGAAGAGCAAGAAAGAAGCCGCCGAAACCGTAAAGGATATAGAATCCAGCGGGGCCAGGGGAGTCCACTATAAGTCGGACGTGTCGAACCCCACGTCGGCGGTAGACCTGGTTAGAAAGGTCGAAGGCGAATGGGGTAGGATAGACGCGCTCATAAACTGCGCGGGGCCCTATCACAGGGTAAACCTGCTCAAGGAGTCGGTCGAAGGCTGGCACGAGATGTTCGACAACAACCTCCACCCCGTTTTCTATCTCTCGCGCACAGTCGCCGAAGGCATGAAATCGCGCGGCTGGGGGAGGATAATCAATTTCGGCATGGCTAACGCGGATAAACTTAGCGCGCAGACGGAGATAACGGCCCACTACATCGCCAAGGCGGGCGTGCTCATCCTCACGCGCTCGCTCGCGAGGCTCCTGGCCCCTCACGGCATAACTGTGAACGCCATATCTCCCGGTTTTATCTACTCCGGAAGCGCACCGATGGAGGAGCTCGAAAGCATGGTCAAGACGATACCCGCGGGATACATAGGGAGCACGAAGGACGCGGTGGACACGGCTTTGTTTCTCTTATCCGATGAGGCGCGGTACGTGAACGGGACTAATATACATCTAAGCGGCGGTTGGGGGCTTTAG
- a CDS encoding choice-of-anchor I family protein, whose protein sequence is MSRFLYIALIILSALPASSMAGINLTPIGTYETGVFEDGAAEIVAYDPGTETVFVINADQSVVEAISISDPTAPTLLFSIDVAVDLGLSVGGVNSVDVKNGIVAVATENADPTMNGYLVFYDTAGAFLGFVNVGVLPDAVKFSPDGRTLVVANEGEPVEDGGGNLIANPPGSISVVKIPSGVPSATVTTLGFGAFDGREAEFTNKGLRLQEGVPMSLELEPEFPAISPDGKQAFVTLQEANAFAVVDIATPKIVDILPAGWKDHSTGQPGLDLFKFDELPLIGIDANKLKIKLGGFSGLHYDGSGKKGVLKFLTVSDRGPNGADVVNGSRTFNLPKYQARIIAFETEKNGGGHGRHNDFGGHDGEEAEITKTILLTRADGKTPITGLPNIPGFDEIPVDAKGNPVKYDRFGADLEGIVRDPIDNSFWMVDEYRPAIYHFTDKGKLIVRLVPENTHLLGDSALKIAQFGPNANSPGFYGMETLPEVYSKRRVNRGFEGTALDPDKRILYAFVQSPLDNPDSSARSSRVLRILAVDVDESSPDYLNPVAEYVYLLERPAHTPDDVDKIGDAVFIGEDKFLVIERDSALVSTAKKFVFEIDLKGATNIRNLPLADLAAGMTLEKHSPDALVDLGIIPVFKRKVLNLPSLGYLPSDKAEGITILPDGRIAVMNDNDFGIEASAGFKPVLGLIKFSEGNMLDASDDDSAINIQNWPVLGMYQSDGIDKYSYKGATYYVTANEGDTRDFEFFSEEERVKDLDLDPDEFPDASTLGDDENLGRLKTTNIIGDIDGDGDNDRIFSFGARSFSIWDSFGNLVYDSSDDFEFITADAFPAQFNSDNTDNDSFDSRSDDKGPEPEGVVVGKIGQKTYAFIGLERISGIMVYDITKPTSPKFVEYMNNRNFAVDAQNPDDSSNPLAGDLGPEGLFFVPSSESPNGKALLVVGNEISGTTTVYEIDE, encoded by the coding sequence ATGTCGAGATTCCTATATATCGCTTTAATCATTCTATCGGCACTGCCGGCATCATCCATGGCAGGCATAAATCTCACACCGATAGGGACATACGAAACGGGGGTATTCGAAGACGGCGCTGCCGAGATAGTCGCCTACGACCCTGGGACCGAGACCGTATTCGTCATAAATGCTGACCAGTCGGTCGTAGAAGCGATCAGTATTTCGGACCCGACCGCGCCGACCCTCTTGTTCTCAATAGACGTGGCGGTGGATCTGGGTCTCTCAGTCGGCGGAGTGAACAGCGTCGACGTGAAAAACGGCATAGTCGCAGTCGCAACTGAGAATGCGGACCCGACCATGAACGGCTACCTTGTGTTCTACGATACAGCGGGCGCATTCCTCGGGTTCGTTAACGTGGGCGTGCTCCCCGACGCGGTAAAGTTTTCGCCTGACGGCAGAACACTCGTCGTCGCTAACGAAGGCGAGCCCGTCGAGGACGGCGGCGGCAACCTGATAGCAAACCCGCCGGGGTCAATAAGCGTAGTAAAAATCCCGTCAGGCGTTCCCTCGGCAACCGTAACGACGCTCGGATTCGGCGCGTTCGACGGCAGGGAAGCCGAATTCACGAACAAGGGACTGAGGCTCCAGGAGGGGGTTCCGATGTCGCTCGAGCTAGAGCCCGAATTCCCTGCGATATCCCCCGACGGAAAGCAGGCCTTCGTCACCCTGCAGGAGGCAAACGCGTTCGCAGTGGTCGATATCGCGACGCCCAAAATAGTCGACATACTCCCCGCAGGGTGGAAAGACCACAGCACGGGGCAGCCCGGCCTCGACCTCTTTAAATTCGACGAGCTCCCGCTCATAGGCATAGACGCGAACAAGCTCAAGATAAAACTGGGCGGATTCTCGGGCCTCCATTACGACGGTTCGGGAAAGAAAGGAGTGCTCAAATTCCTCACCGTTTCCGACAGGGGACCGAACGGCGCGGACGTCGTAAACGGCTCGCGTACGTTCAACCTCCCCAAATATCAGGCGAGGATAATAGCGTTCGAAACAGAGAAGAACGGCGGCGGGCACGGGAGACATAACGATTTCGGCGGCCATGATGGTGAAGAAGCCGAAATAACGAAAACCATACTTTTAACCCGCGCGGACGGGAAGACGCCTATCACGGGCCTGCCCAACATACCGGGCTTCGACGAGATACCGGTTGACGCGAAAGGGAATCCGGTCAAATACGACCGCTTCGGAGCAGACCTCGAAGGGATAGTCAGGGACCCCATAGATAACTCTTTCTGGATGGTGGACGAATACAGGCCTGCGATATATCACTTCACGGACAAGGGCAAGTTGATAGTCAGGCTCGTCCCGGAAAACACGCACCTCCTCGGGGATTCGGCTTTAAAGATTGCGCAGTTCGGCCCTAACGCGAACAGCCCGGGATTCTACGGAATGGAGACGCTCCCGGAGGTCTACAGCAAGCGGAGGGTGAACCGCGGGTTCGAGGGCACGGCGCTCGACCCCGACAAGAGGATCCTCTATGCGTTCGTACAGTCCCCGCTCGATAACCCCGACAGCTCGGCCAGGAGCTCGCGCGTTCTCAGAATACTGGCTGTGGACGTGGACGAAAGCTCTCCTGATTACCTGAACCCCGTCGCGGAGTACGTCTATCTCCTCGAGAGGCCCGCGCACACGCCCGACGACGTGGACAAGATAGGCGACGCGGTCTTCATAGGCGAAGACAAGTTCCTGGTCATAGAGAGGGACAGTGCGCTCGTATCGACCGCCAAAAAGTTCGTATTCGAAATAGACCTGAAAGGGGCCACGAATATCAGGAACCTGCCTCTCGCGGACCTCGCGGCCGGCATGACGCTAGAAAAGCATTCGCCCGACGCGCTCGTTGATCTCGGGATCATACCCGTCTTCAAACGGAAGGTGCTCAACCTCCCGTCGCTCGGTTATCTCCCGAGCGATAAGGCGGAGGGCATAACGATCCTGCCGGACGGACGTATCGCCGTGATGAACGACAACGATTTCGGCATAGAAGCCTCCGCAGGGTTCAAGCCGGTCCTCGGCCTCATCAAATTCTCCGAAGGCAACATGCTCGACGCATCCGACGATGACTCCGCGATCAATATCCAGAACTGGCCGGTGCTGGGCATGTACCAGTCGGACGGCATAGACAAGTACAGCTATAAGGGCGCAACCTATTACGTTACCGCAAACGAAGGCGACACCAGGGATTTCGAATTCTTCTCGGAGGAAGAGAGGGTGAAGGACCTGGACCTCGACCCGGACGAATTCCCGGACGCTTCCACGCTTGGCGACGACGAGAACCTCGGCAGGCTCAAGACGACCAATATCATAGGGGACATCGACGGAGACGGCGATAACGACAGGATATTCAGCTTCGGCGCAAGGTCTTTCTCGATATGGGACTCCTTCGGAAACCTCGTTTACGACTCAAGCGACGATTTCGAGTTCATAACGGCGGACGCCTTCCCAGCGCAGTTCAACTCGGATAATACCGACAACGATTCGTTCGACTCAAGGAGCGACGACAAAGGGCCCGAGCCCGAGGGAGTGGTCGTAGGCAAGATCGGGCAGAAGACGTACGCGTTCATAGGGCTCGAGAGGATAAGCGGAATAATGGTGTACGACATCACGAAGCCGACTTCGCCCAAATTCGTCGAATACATGAACAACCGCAACTTTGCCGTAGATGCACAGAACCCGGACGACAGCTCGAACCCGCTTGCCGGCGACCTCGGGCCGGAAGGATTGTTCTTCGTCCCTTCGAGCGAAAGCCCGAACGGAAAGGCGCTCCTCGTCGTTGGAAACGAAATAAGCGGTACGACCACGGTATATGAAATAGACGAGTAA